The following are encoded together in the Nyctibius grandis isolate bNycGra1 chromosome 5, bNycGra1.pri, whole genome shotgun sequence genome:
- the LOC137664128 gene encoding uncharacterized protein isoform X1, which translates to MLQAARTPVLPLIWANIFCCCKGTGTPEFSSCSRTGVFEGHCLGAAPKEMTAEGSRQTSGTSWQPSTYVDKTSSLEILYYSLAERMVQVENETSMKKAWCDSVDARLQFLESFHRQHAASDHYKAQETSNTDPPSRSSYQEAFPGGVTQKEVQEKEEHKKLKEKVKELEARNKELLSKAMSMHKHSEDMNDPSRLSAVLQMYEMLRLRDWEKLRCSTVSCWSYKSGSSIIKKLFDACEKDIQQRTANIFEILDIPPSNDAMTNIKQGMVEEIRNLLRYSYYHNHSEFYSKIIMQAGIDTKTALQRQFTQQCCKTYCLLLLQEPPVEAEWNLQENLQYLEHVDKKGLEHWRKPAFLWPVMKCGESVLVKGVVWD; encoded by the exons ATGCTCCAGGCAGCACGGACTCCTGTGCTGCCGCTCATTTGGGCaaacattttctgctgctgtaaagGCACGGGTACGCCCGAGTtctcttcctgcagcagaaCGGGGGTGTTTGAAGGACACTGTCTTGGTGCTGCACCTAAAGAGATgactgcagaaggcagcag acAAACATCTGGCACCTCATGGCAACCATCAACCTATGTAGACAAGACTTCAAGCCTGGAGATATTATATTATAGTCTGGCAGAAAGGATGGTGCAggtagaaaatgaaacaag CATGAAAAAAGCTTGGTGTGACTCTGTTGATGCTCGACTACAGTTTCTGGAGAGTTTCCACAG GCAGCATGCTGCATCTGATCACTACAAGGCACAGGAGACCAGCAACACTGATCCTCCTTCCCGCAGCAGCTATCAGGA AGCATTTCCTGGAGGGGTCACCCAAAAAGAGgttcaggagaaagaggaacACAAGAAGCTGAAAGAGAAGGTCAAAGAGCTAGAGGCAAG AAACAAAGAGCTCTTGTCTAAAGCAATGAGCATGCACAAGCACTCTGAGGACATGAATGACCCTTCACGTTtgtctgctgtgctgcagatgtATGAGATGCTCAGGCTACGTGACTGGGAAAAACTCAGATGCTCCACAGTCTCCTGTTGGTCATATAAAAGTGGCAGCAGCATAATTAAG aagctgtttgaTGCCTGTGAGAAGGATATACAGCAGAGAACAGCTAACATATTTGAAATTCTTGACATTCCACCTTCGAATGATGCTATGACCAACATCAAACAG GGGATGGTGGAAGAGATAAGGAATCTGCTCAGATATTCCTATTACCACAACCACTCAGAGTTTTACAGCAAAATTATCATG CAAGCTGGCATCGACACCAAAACTGCTTTGCAAAGACAGTTCACACAGCAGTGCTGCAAAACATATtgtttgctgcttcttcaggaGCCAccagttgaagctgagtggaaCCTACAGGAAAACTTGCAGTATTTAGAGCATGTGGACAAGAAAGGCTTGGAACACTGGAGAAAACCAGCATTTCTATGGCCTGTCATGAAATGTGGGGAATCAGTCCTTGTGAAAGGTGTAGTCTGGGATTAA
- the LOC137664128 gene encoding uncharacterized protein isoform X2 — protein sequence MLQAARTPVLPLIWANIFCCCKGTGTPEFSSCSRTGVFEGHCLGAAPKEMTAEGSRQTSGTSWQPSTYVDKTSSLEILYYSLAERMVQVENETSMKKAWCDSVDARLQFLESFHRQHAASDHYKAQETSNTDPPSRSSYQEAFPGGVTQKEVQEKEEHKKLKEKVKELEARNKELLSKAMSMHKHSEDMNDPSRLSAVLQMYEMLRLRDWEKLRCSTVSCWSYKSGSSIIKKLFDACEKDIQQRTANIFEILDIPPSNDAMTNIKQGMVEEIRNLLRYSYYHNHSEFYSKIIMEPPVEAEWNLQENLQYLEHVDKKGLEHWRKPAFLWPVMKCGESVLVKGVVWD from the exons ATGCTCCAGGCAGCACGGACTCCTGTGCTGCCGCTCATTTGGGCaaacattttctgctgctgtaaagGCACGGGTACGCCCGAGTtctcttcctgcagcagaaCGGGGGTGTTTGAAGGACACTGTCTTGGTGCTGCACCTAAAGAGATgactgcagaaggcagcag acAAACATCTGGCACCTCATGGCAACCATCAACCTATGTAGACAAGACTTCAAGCCTGGAGATATTATATTATAGTCTGGCAGAAAGGATGGTGCAggtagaaaatgaaacaag CATGAAAAAAGCTTGGTGTGACTCTGTTGATGCTCGACTACAGTTTCTGGAGAGTTTCCACAG GCAGCATGCTGCATCTGATCACTACAAGGCACAGGAGACCAGCAACACTGATCCTCCTTCCCGCAGCAGCTATCAGGA AGCATTTCCTGGAGGGGTCACCCAAAAAGAGgttcaggagaaagaggaacACAAGAAGCTGAAAGAGAAGGTCAAAGAGCTAGAGGCAAG AAACAAAGAGCTCTTGTCTAAAGCAATGAGCATGCACAAGCACTCTGAGGACATGAATGACCCTTCACGTTtgtctgctgtgctgcagatgtATGAGATGCTCAGGCTACGTGACTGGGAAAAACTCAGATGCTCCACAGTCTCCTGTTGGTCATATAAAAGTGGCAGCAGCATAATTAAG aagctgtttgaTGCCTGTGAGAAGGATATACAGCAGAGAACAGCTAACATATTTGAAATTCTTGACATTCCACCTTCGAATGATGCTATGACCAACATCAAACAG GGGATGGTGGAAGAGATAAGGAATCTGCTCAGATATTCCTATTACCACAACCACTCAGAGTTTTACAGCAAAATTATCATG gaGCCAccagttgaagctgagtggaaCCTACAGGAAAACTTGCAGTATTTAGAGCATGTGGACAAGAAAGGCTTGGAACACTGGAGAAAACCAGCATTTCTATGGCCTGTCATGAAATGTGGGGAATCAGTCCTTGTGAAAGGTGTAGTCTGGGATTAA